A stretch of the Musa acuminata AAA Group cultivar baxijiao chromosome BXJ2-7, Cavendish_Baxijiao_AAA, whole genome shotgun sequence genome encodes the following:
- the LOC135617199 gene encoding transcription factor GTE10-like: protein MGHKPATDIPATPPSFSSSSSSSSGNWSPEMESMSIPRLIEFLQSSFRKADFEKAESALISREASLKAEIERSFSEELTMKEVEKIELEARIEGLERDLGVLRTRCADLEQRIKKGEEGFGVERAELERKLREEKERYSLLEARFQDADGGKLGPGGEDEKRRRACASLEEEISRLWEACRLAGEREQRAQETIATMLALQKEKGGLNSCWRKSRELEDENRGLRGTEIKIEEEKGKTKAWVLPLVENASDPKKNPATVDKENSLPGEVIEISDSDDETLTKDCEVEEHLVEKAVDVKNESVAGQSTKVMRSDKCRNLVLQEDDNSHMDGVLSVPTPKRKRISRVVTSDSENDDDVDDNVPISKLKLRQVEGVVEENKESSHVVEDMVPSRRRLVLLREVYRSDSSVKGKSPGNPSTPSAKNRTSRNKVTECRKLGYSDSDDDEEDKVNGRNEVDDIGSESDGESLGGFIVSSSDNPESEPSSENSSSKEEEGSDLDLDNVLANIRREKDTKVWEFEADMLSSFSKDPELCMKAVCALYRQQTSDEQSAKETLLTNRRGFSKIDALRGSRMAEFLTDGDPFGPLKKSVKDLENYDRKAIDYCHKLANRYSKQLFTIYQNKEDPFFHPS, encoded by the exons ATGGGGCACAAACCCGCGACCGACATTCCGGCCACTCCTCcgagcttctcctcctcctcctcctcctcctccggtaaCTGGTCGCCGGAGATGGAGTCTATGAGCATCCCGCGTCTGATCGAGTTCCTCCAGTCCTCATTCCGGAAGGCGGACTTCGAGAAGGCGGAGAGCGCTCTCATCTCGAGGGAGGCATCGCTGAAGGCCGAGATCGAGAGGAGTTTCTCGGAGGAGTTGACGATGAAGGAGGTCGAAAAGATCGAACTTGAGGCGCGAATCGAGGGCCTCGAGCGGGATTTAGGGGTTTTGAGAACCAGGTGCGCTGACCTGGAACAGCGAATCAAGAAGGGCGAAGAGGGGTTCGGCGTTGAGAGAGCGGAATTGGAGCGGAAGTTgagggaggagaaggagaggtacTCCTTGTTGGAGGCGAGGTTTCAAGATGCCGATGGTGGAAAGCTTGGTCCGGGTGGAGAGGATGAGAAGCGTAGGAGGGCTTGTGCAAGCCTTGAGGAGGAGATCTCGCGTTTATGGGAAGCTTGTAGGCTTGCGGGCGAGAGGGAACAGAGGGCTCAGGAAACAATTGCGACCATGCTTGCGCTGCAGAAGGAGAAGGGCGGCTTAAACAGCTGTTGGAGAAAATCTAGAGAGTTGGAGGATGAGAATCGAGGCTTGAGAGGAACGGAGATAAAgatagaagaagagaaggggaaaacAAAAGCTTGGGTCTTGCCGCTTGTGGAAAATGCTTCCGACCCAAAAAAGAATCCAGCTACAGTGGACAAGGAGAACTCTTTACCAGGGGAAGTTATTGAGATCAGTGACAGTGACGATGAAACACTAACTAAAGATTGTGAGGTGGAGGAACATTTAGTGGAAAAAGCTGTAGATGTGAAGAATGAATCGGTGGCTGGCCAGAGTACTAAGGTGATGCGTTCTGATAAATGTAGAAATCTTGTACTGCAGGAAGATGATAACAGCCATATGGATGGTGTTCTATCAGTTCCAACACCTAAAAGGAAGCGTATTTCTAGAGTAGTCACTAGTGACAGTGAGAacgatgatgatgttgatgataaTGTTCCCATCAGCAAACTTAAGTTAAGGCAAGTTGAGGGTGTGGTTGAAGAGAACAAAGAATCAAGCCACGTCGTGGAAGATATGGTCCCCTCAAGGAGGCGTTTGGTTTTATTACGAGAAGTTTATAGATCAGACAGCTCAGTGAAAGGAAAGTCACCTGGCAATCCATCGACTCCTAGTGCCAAGAACAGAACTTCAAGAAACAAGGTGACAGAATGCAGGAAGCTTGGGTACTCGGACAGTGACGATGATGAAGAGGACAAAGTAAATGGAAGGAATGAGGTTGATGACATTGGTTCAGAGAGTGACGGTGAAAGTTTGGGTGGATTCATTGTAAGCAGTTCGGATAATCCTGAAAGTGAACCTAGTTCAGAGAATTCTTCTTCTAAAGAAGAAGAGGGTAGTGATTTAGATCTTGACAATGTCTTAGCCAATATACGCCGTGAAAAGGACACTAAAGTTTGGGAATTTGAGGCAGATATGCTATCATCATTTTCCAAGGATCCTGAGCTCTGTATGAAAGCTGTTTGTGCTCTTTATCGGCAGCAAACATCTGATGAGCAGTCTGCGAAGGAAACACTGCTTACCAACAGGCGGGGATTCAGCAAGATTGATGCTCTAAG GGGGTCTAGAATGGCCGAGTTTCTTACAGATGGTGATCCCTTTGGCCCACTAAAGAAATCTGTCAAGGACTTGGAGAATTATGATCGAAAAGCGATTGATTACTGTCACAAGCTTGCTAATCGATACTCCAAGCAGTTGTTCACAATATACCAGAACAAAGAAGATCCCTTCTTTCATCCATCGTAA